A portion of the Kribbella jejuensis genome contains these proteins:
- a CDS encoding TOBE domain-containing protein, which yields MPSLRVSEAAALLGVSDDTVRRWIDQGRLPSKQENGRMAIDGQALAAFAQQLADTPEPGHTAAASARNRMRGIVTRVLKDGVMAQVEMQAGPFRVVSLMSREAADELGLEPGVVAVASIKSTHVVVEIPEA from the coding sequence GTGCCGAGTTTGCGGGTTAGTGAGGCAGCCGCGCTCCTGGGCGTCAGTGACGACACGGTGCGCCGCTGGATCGATCAGGGGCGGTTGCCGTCCAAGCAGGAGAACGGGCGGATGGCGATCGACGGGCAAGCGCTCGCCGCGTTCGCGCAGCAGCTGGCGGACACACCGGAGCCGGGTCACACCGCCGCCGCGTCGGCGCGGAACCGGATGCGCGGGATCGTCACGCGCGTACTCAAGGACGGCGTGATGGCGCAGGTCGAGATGCAGGCCGGGCCGTTCCGTGTCGTGTCGCTGATGAGCCGGGAGGCCGCCGACGAGCTCGGGTTGGAGCCCGGCGTCGTCGCCGTCGCCTCGATCAAGTCCACCCACGTCGTCGTCGAGATCCCGGAGGCCTGA
- a CDS encoding DUF6247 family protein, whose protein sequence is MTAQPVDRSAEDPEQILAVLPQRWHEQFLHDYHQALDAAHEVWRFQHLRDVLHLWHLRAVAYSSPGFDERMQAARQGAAEKFLPAEQVIPGWSDRQ, encoded by the coding sequence ATGACGGCGCAGCCTGTGGATCGGTCGGCGGAGGATCCGGAGCAGATCCTCGCTGTGCTGCCGCAGCGGTGGCACGAGCAGTTCCTCCACGACTACCACCAGGCGCTGGACGCCGCCCACGAGGTCTGGCGCTTCCAGCATCTGCGCGACGTCCTCCATCTCTGGCATCTCCGCGCCGTCGCGTACTCGAGCCCGGGCTTCGACGAGCGAATGCAAGCAGCCCGTCAGGGCGCGGCCGAGAAGTTCCTTCCCGCCGAGCAGGTCATTCCGGGCTGGTCAGATCGGCAGTGA
- a CDS encoding acyl-CoA dehydrogenase — protein MRTTAMRDYLDGPHKAARDVVRAELAAHADLAVRLPHDEYRDRVLELLQRSAASGLPARGFPKEYGGAADLGGFIAGFETLAFGDLSLMVKAGVQFGLFAGAILHLGTERHHKQYLADAISGRLLGCFAMTETGHGSNVQALGTTATYDEATDEFVVHTPTPAARKDYIGNAARHGRMAAVFAQLVVGGENHGVHCLLVPIRGEDGSALPGVTLSDCGPKLGLNGVDNGRIVFDQVRVPRAALLDRYAQVDANGNYTSAIENPDRRFFTMLGTLVQGRVSVGGAAINASKVALTIAIRYAAQRRQFGAPGSSEEAILLDYRMHQRRLLPLLARTYALHFAQAELVAEFARVFDSERDGERDEHDRRALEAQAAGTKALGTWHATETIQQCREACGGAGYLAENRLATLKADTDVFTTFEGDNTVLLQLVAKGLLTDYRRSFGELDPLGTARFVAAQAVEFAVEKAALRPLIERLRDAVPNRSDASDPDAGLRDGAYHSGLLRYREEHMLSGVARRLKAGIDAGIDAFEVFNRCQDHVIAAGRAHVDRVVLEAFQSAVRDAPEEVQPVLQDVYDLHALSTIEAERAWYLEHGRLSPGRSKAITALVNDLCATVRPAAPDLVDAFGVPASAVEVPMVVPSQA, from the coding sequence ATGAGGACAACGGCGATGCGGGACTACTTGGACGGGCCGCACAAGGCGGCGCGGGACGTCGTGCGGGCCGAGCTGGCCGCGCACGCCGACCTGGCGGTCCGGCTGCCGCACGACGAGTACCGGGACAGGGTGCTCGAGCTGCTGCAGCGCTCCGCCGCGAGCGGGCTGCCCGCGCGCGGCTTCCCGAAGGAGTACGGCGGGGCGGCGGACCTCGGCGGGTTCATCGCGGGCTTCGAGACCTTGGCCTTCGGCGACCTGTCGCTGATGGTGAAGGCCGGCGTGCAGTTCGGCCTGTTCGCCGGCGCGATCCTGCACCTGGGGACCGAGCGCCACCACAAGCAGTACCTGGCGGACGCGATCAGCGGCCGGTTGCTCGGCTGCTTCGCGATGACCGAAACCGGCCACGGGTCGAACGTCCAGGCGCTCGGCACGACCGCGACGTACGACGAGGCAACGGACGAGTTCGTCGTGCACACGCCGACCCCGGCGGCGCGCAAGGACTACATCGGGAACGCGGCCCGGCACGGGCGGATGGCGGCGGTCTTCGCGCAGCTCGTCGTCGGCGGGGAAAACCACGGCGTGCATTGTCTGCTGGTGCCGATCCGCGGCGAGGACGGTTCAGCCCTGCCCGGCGTCACCTTGTCGGACTGCGGGCCGAAGCTCGGGCTGAACGGTGTCGACAACGGGCGGATCGTCTTCGACCAGGTCCGCGTCCCGCGCGCGGCGTTGCTCGACAGGTATGCCCAGGTCGATGCCAACGGCAACTACACCAGTGCGATCGAGAACCCGGACCGCCGGTTCTTCACGATGCTCGGGACGCTCGTCCAGGGCCGGGTGTCGGTCGGCGGCGCGGCGATCAACGCGAGCAAGGTCGCGCTCACGATCGCGATTCGGTACGCCGCTCAGCGCCGACAGTTCGGCGCTCCGGGGAGCAGCGAGGAGGCGATCCTGCTCGACTACCGGATGCACCAGCGCCGGCTGCTGCCGTTGCTCGCCCGGACGTATGCCCTGCACTTCGCCCAGGCCGAGCTGGTCGCGGAGTTCGCCCGCGTCTTCGACAGCGAGAGAGACGGTGAGCGGGACGAGCACGACCGGCGGGCGCTCGAGGCACAGGCAGCCGGGACGAAGGCGCTCGGGACCTGGCATGCGACCGAGACGATCCAGCAGTGCCGCGAGGCATGTGGTGGCGCCGGCTACCTCGCGGAGAACCGGCTGGCCACGTTGAAGGCGGACACCGACGTCTTCACCACGTTCGAGGGTGACAACACGGTGCTGCTGCAACTGGTCGCGAAGGGCCTGCTGACCGACTACCGCAGGTCGTTCGGCGAGCTGGACCCGTTGGGTACGGCGCGGTTCGTCGCGGCGCAGGCCGTGGAGTTCGCGGTCGAGAAGGCGGCGCTCCGCCCGTTGATCGAGCGGCTGCGCGACGCCGTACCGAATCGTTCCGACGCTTCCGATCCGGATGCCGGGCTGCGGGACGGGGCGTACCACTCCGGTCTGCTCAGGTATCGCGAGGAGCACATGCTGTCCGGGGTGGCGCGGCGGCTGAAGGCCGGGATCGATGCCGGGATCGACGCGTTCGAGGTGTTCAACCGCTGCCAGGACCACGTGATCGCGGCCGGCCGGGCGCATGTGGACCGGGTCGTCCTCGAAGCCTTCCAGTCCGCAGTGCGAGACGCCCCGGAGGAGGTTCAGCCGGTGCTGCAGGACGTGTACGACCTGCACGCACTGTCGACGATCGAGGCTGAGCGCGCCTGGTACCTCGAACACGGCCGCCTGTCACCGGGCCGTTCGAAGGCGATCACTGCCCTCGTCAACGACCTCTGCGCCACCGTCCGCCCGGCCGCACCGGACCTCGTCGACGCCTTCGGCGTACCGGCCTCCGCAGTGGAGGTGCCGATGGTTGTACCGTCACAGGCATGA
- a CDS encoding SapB/AmfS family lanthipeptide, which yields MALLDLQGLETPGYGHGGHHHGGSTLTVLGCASQTPSNLSLLLCH from the coding sequence ATGGCACTTCTCGACCTTCAGGGTCTCGAGACCCCGGGTTACGGCCACGGCGGCCACCACCACGGCGGCTCCACGCTGACCGTGCTGGGCTGCGCGTCGCAGACCCCGAGCAACCTGAGCCTGCTGCTCTGCCACTGA
- the lanKC gene encoding class III lanthionine synthetase LanKC: protein MHESYEFYCLADRQFYETPANRGARHPDFAITRRDVPDGWQHVPGEQWMHYAPDGLRLPHQGWKIHVSARLQDVDRTLAAVWDYCVPRGIAFKFLRNEAVLVMTNSKAAPRGSSGKLVTIYPSDDAQLELVLKDLNEVLRGVEGPYILSDLRYAEGPLFVRYGAFVSRHCLSPTGERVLAIEDAHGNLVPDHRGPTFVVPPWIQLPDFLQPHLDARNAVTTNDLAYTIDGVIQFSNGGGVYLGHHNETGARVVLKEGRPYAGLDMAGRDAVARIAHERDILAQLDGLDAVPRTHDYLQLGEHHFLVQEHIDSVSLQRELVRRYPLTHPDATEAQKAQYAEWATAMIAKVGEAVGQLHERGVVFCDLHPDNLLLDVNGKLTLIDFEVATKAEDQARSTLAHPGYAAPQDRQGVDVDRYALACIALGVYAPQATILLNLHPGKAFQLADMIADTFPVPRAALDEAVRTIVGNNTTNDLEDIALPGKADWTDVRAALTKAIVASATPERTDRLFPGDIAQFRDGGGIDLATGAAGVLYALAKTGAGRFPEYDDWLRKQALQTPAGPGLYDGLHGVAHVLDELGHRQDALDLIDRTLADDWTTRELGLHSGLAGIGLNLLHFDTEPALRAQAVRVLDLVADRLEADIAEISGGQYARAGLMYGSSGPALLFLNAFEQLGDTGLLDLAEIAIRQDLKRTVLTDDGMRQVNQGWRTLPYLEEGSAGIALVLERYLRHRPSDELTATLAELKRVTHCSYYVQPGLFMGRAGLLLTAAALDDQVDDLIHGLGWHAMPFEGGLAFPGNQLLRLSMDLATGSAGVLLALGAALHDAPVALPFLGPPQWSEYSSRQPAPKEV, encoded by the coding sequence ATGCATGAGAGTTACGAGTTCTACTGCCTTGCGGATCGGCAGTTCTACGAGACGCCGGCCAATCGTGGTGCGCGACATCCGGATTTCGCGATCACGCGCCGGGACGTCCCGGACGGCTGGCAGCACGTGCCAGGTGAGCAGTGGATGCACTACGCGCCGGACGGGCTGCGGCTGCCCCACCAGGGGTGGAAGATCCACGTCTCGGCCCGCCTGCAGGACGTCGACCGCACGCTGGCTGCGGTGTGGGACTACTGCGTCCCGCGCGGCATCGCGTTCAAGTTCCTGCGCAACGAGGCCGTCCTGGTGATGACGAACTCGAAGGCTGCTCCCCGCGGGTCGAGCGGCAAGCTGGTGACGATCTACCCGAGCGACGACGCGCAGCTCGAGCTCGTCCTCAAGGACCTCAACGAGGTACTGCGCGGTGTCGAGGGCCCTTACATCCTGAGCGATCTGCGCTACGCCGAAGGTCCACTCTTCGTCCGGTACGGCGCCTTCGTCAGCCGCCACTGCCTGAGCCCGACCGGCGAACGCGTGCTCGCGATCGAGGATGCGCACGGCAACCTCGTCCCGGACCACCGCGGCCCGACCTTCGTCGTACCGCCGTGGATCCAGCTCCCGGACTTCCTGCAGCCGCATCTCGACGCCCGCAACGCGGTCACCACCAACGACCTCGCGTACACGATCGACGGCGTCATCCAGTTCTCCAACGGCGGCGGCGTGTACCTCGGCCACCACAACGAGACCGGCGCCCGCGTCGTGCTCAAGGAGGGCCGTCCGTACGCCGGTCTCGACATGGCCGGCCGCGACGCGGTCGCCCGGATCGCCCATGAGCGCGACATCCTGGCGCAGCTCGACGGCCTCGACGCCGTACCGCGGACGCACGACTACCTGCAGCTCGGCGAGCACCACTTCCTCGTCCAGGAGCACATCGACTCGGTGTCGCTCCAGCGCGAACTGGTCCGCCGCTACCCGCTGACCCATCCCGACGCGACCGAAGCCCAGAAGGCCCAGTACGCCGAATGGGCGACCGCGATGATCGCGAAGGTCGGCGAGGCCGTCGGCCAGCTGCACGAGCGCGGCGTGGTGTTCTGCGACCTGCACCCGGACAATCTGCTCCTCGACGTGAACGGCAAGCTCACGCTGATCGACTTCGAGGTCGCGACCAAGGCCGAGGACCAGGCGCGTTCGACGCTGGCCCACCCGGGGTACGCCGCCCCGCAGGACCGGCAGGGCGTCGATGTCGACCGGTACGCGCTCGCCTGTATCGCGCTCGGTGTTTACGCGCCGCAAGCAACGATCCTGCTCAATCTCCATCCGGGCAAGGCGTTCCAGCTCGCCGACATGATCGCGGACACCTTCCCGGTGCCGCGCGCCGCGCTCGACGAGGCGGTCCGCACGATCGTCGGCAACAACACGACCAACGACCTCGAAGACATCGCTCTCCCCGGCAAGGCCGACTGGACCGACGTACGCGCGGCCCTCACGAAGGCGATCGTCGCGAGCGCGACACCGGAACGCACCGACCGGCTGTTCCCCGGCGACATCGCGCAGTTCCGCGACGGCGGCGGCATCGACCTCGCGACCGGCGCCGCCGGCGTCCTCTACGCGCTTGCGAAGACGGGCGCAGGACGTTTCCCGGAGTACGACGACTGGCTTCGCAAGCAGGCACTCCAGACGCCGGCCGGCCCAGGGCTGTACGACGGTCTGCACGGCGTCGCGCATGTACTCGACGAGCTCGGCCATCGCCAGGACGCTCTTGACCTGATCGACCGGACGCTCGCCGACGACTGGACCACCCGCGAGCTCGGTCTGCACTCCGGCCTCGCCGGCATCGGCCTCAACCTGCTGCACTTCGACACCGAGCCGGCGCTGCGCGCGCAGGCGGTCCGGGTGCTCGACTTGGTCGCCGATCGCCTCGAGGCCGACATAGCGGAGATCAGCGGCGGTCAGTACGCGCGAGCCGGTCTGATGTACGGGTCGTCCGGGCCGGCGCTGCTGTTCCTCAACGCGTTCGAGCAGCTCGGCGACACCGGTCTGCTCGACCTCGCGGAGATCGCGATCCGGCAGGACCTGAAGCGGACCGTGCTCACCGACGACGGGATGCGCCAGGTCAACCAGGGCTGGCGAACGCTGCCGTACCTGGAGGAAGGCTCCGCCGGCATCGCGCTCGTCCTCGAGCGGTACCTGCGCCATCGCCCGTCCGACGAGCTGACCGCCACGCTCGCCGAGCTCAAGCGGGTCACGCACTGTTCTTACTACGTCCAGCCCGGACTCTTCATGGGCCGCGCCGGGCTCCTCCTCACGGCCGCGGCGCTGGACGATCAGGTCGACGACCTGATCCACGGTCTCGGCTGGCACGCGATGCCGTTCGAGGGCGGCCTCGCGTTCCCGGGCAACCAGCTGCTCCGTCTCTCGATGGACCTGGCGACCGGATCGGCCGGCGTACTGCTGGCCCTGGGCGCGGCGCTGCATGACGCGCCGGTGGCCCTCCCGTTCCTCGGACCTCCCCAGTGGTCCGAGTACTCATCCCGACAACCTGCACCGAAGGAGGTGTAA
- a CDS encoding type II toxin-antitoxin system RelE family toxin, with protein MNYRVEFHAAALAQLGGLPSEAFDALVERVTKLVGAPWEAQPLDPDEPAFRQCVFGSFGLLSFHVDEPQEMIRIFDVTWVG; from the coding sequence GTGAACTATCGCGTGGAGTTCCACGCGGCAGCGCTCGCTCAGCTCGGCGGATTACCGTCGGAAGCATTCGACGCTCTGGTGGAGCGTGTCACCAAGCTGGTCGGCGCACCGTGGGAAGCTCAGCCTCTCGACCCGGATGAACCTGCGTTTCGGCAGTGCGTGTTCGGGTCCTTCGGCCTGCTGTCGTTCCACGTCGACGAGCCGCAGGAAATGATCCGGATCTTCGACGTGACCTGGGTCGGCTGA
- a CDS encoding prolyl oligopeptidase family serine peptidase, with product MIDSVQAYPCAERLTLVEQVHGCSVADPYRWLEDPVAAAPWLRDQDELWLTYAGSLSTRFRWKNAVRRLSDVGSVSVPVWRGGRCFTVRREPGHHPVLFVDETPLLDLKDGRTTLDAWQPSPDGTKVAVQLSRGGTEQASLSVLDVATGQVVDGPLDGCRYSPVAWLPDSSAFYYVRFRQVRRHVLGQADTTILADEASYGLEISADGRWLTICTTDNLWLAADDAAPTPVPTTGTTIMSVGPDGRLYVVTADGISVGDPTTPTVWREYSKPDEPLTGLAILDDDVLVATASAIAVHDRTTGTFKRNVQLPGVGSIGSLSADGNRAWFSYTDSVTSPTVYCYEAGDAAPWGAVRQSLKAETHRLTYRSADGTELELRVIGGPGPRPTILYGYGGFGQALTPTYSAFALAWVEAGGAFVTATVRGDGADHHAGTGNNKQHVFDDFIAAAEHLIADGWTTADQLAICGESNGGLLTAAALTQRPELFAAAVCSAPLTDMVRYERSGLGERWTAEYGSVDDPDDFANLLSYSPYHRVFDGVKYPAVLLTAFGNDTRVDPLHARKFCAALQHATAGPRPVLLRFEQDAGHTTGGINLAADMLAFLADQTGLDA from the coding sequence GTGATCGATTCCGTGCAGGCTTATCCATGCGCCGAGCGTCTGACGCTCGTGGAGCAGGTGCACGGTTGTTCCGTTGCGGACCCGTACCGCTGGCTCGAAGATCCGGTAGCCGCCGCCCCGTGGCTGCGGGATCAGGACGAGTTGTGGCTGACGTACGCGGGCTCGCTGAGCACCCGGTTCCGCTGGAAGAACGCCGTACGGCGGCTGTCCGACGTCGGCAGTGTGTCCGTGCCGGTGTGGCGCGGCGGCCGCTGCTTCACGGTACGGCGCGAGCCCGGGCACCACCCGGTCCTGTTCGTCGACGAGACGCCACTGCTGGACCTGAAGGATGGCCGGACCACGCTCGACGCGTGGCAGCCGTCGCCCGACGGCACCAAGGTCGCGGTGCAGCTGTCGCGTGGTGGCACCGAGCAGGCCTCACTGTCGGTCCTCGACGTCGCCACCGGACAGGTCGTCGACGGGCCGCTCGACGGCTGCCGGTACTCCCCGGTCGCCTGGCTGCCCGACAGCAGCGCCTTCTACTACGTCCGCTTCCGCCAGGTAAGGCGGCACGTGCTCGGCCAGGCGGACACGACGATCCTCGCGGACGAGGCGTCGTACGGGCTGGAGATCAGCGCGGACGGCCGCTGGCTGACGATCTGTACTACCGACAACCTGTGGCTCGCGGCTGACGACGCAGCGCCCACGCCTGTTCCGACCACGGGCACGACGATCATGTCGGTGGGTCCGGACGGGCGGCTGTACGTGGTCACCGCGGACGGGATCAGCGTCGGCGATCCGACCACGCCCACGGTCTGGCGCGAGTACAGCAAGCCGGACGAGCCATTGACCGGCCTGGCGATCCTGGACGACGACGTGCTCGTCGCCACCGCTAGCGCCATCGCCGTACACGACCGCACCACAGGGACCTTCAAACGCAACGTGCAACTGCCCGGCGTCGGCTCCATCGGATCCCTGAGCGCCGACGGCAACCGAGCCTGGTTCAGCTACACCGACAGCGTCACGTCGCCGACTGTCTACTGCTACGAGGCAGGCGACGCAGCGCCGTGGGGCGCGGTGCGACAGAGCCTCAAGGCGGAGACGCACCGGTTGACCTATCGGTCCGCGGACGGCACCGAGCTCGAGTTGCGCGTGATCGGCGGACCCGGCCCGCGGCCCACCATCCTCTACGGGTACGGCGGCTTCGGGCAGGCGTTGACACCGACGTACTCCGCGTTCGCGCTGGCCTGGGTCGAAGCCGGCGGCGCATTCGTGACGGCGACCGTCCGCGGCGACGGGGCGGATCACCACGCCGGCACCGGCAACAACAAGCAGCACGTCTTCGATGACTTCATCGCCGCCGCCGAACACCTGATCGCGGACGGCTGGACCACCGCGGACCAGCTCGCGATCTGTGGTGAGTCCAACGGCGGTCTGCTCACCGCCGCCGCTCTCACCCAGCGCCCCGAGCTGTTCGCCGCGGCGGTCTGTTCAGCGCCGTTGACGGACATGGTCCGCTACGAGCGATCCGGTCTCGGCGAGCGCTGGACCGCGGAGTACGGGTCCGTCGATGACCCGGACGACTTCGCGAACCTCCTGTCGTACTCGCCGTACCACCGCGTCTTCGACGGCGTGAAGTACCCGGCTGTCCTGCTGACCGCGTTCGGGAACGACACACGCGTGGATCCCTTGCACGCAAGGAAGTTCTGCGCAGCGCTACAACACGCGACCGCGGGTCCACGTCCGGTGCTGCTGCGGTTCGAACAGGACGCCGGACACACCACCGGCGGCATCAACCTGGCCGCCGACATGCTCGCCTTCCTCGCCGACCAGACAGGCCTCGACGCGTGA
- a CDS encoding ABC transporter ATP-binding protein, producing the protein MTLYADVRVSRGSFELALELTVEPGEVVALLGPNGAGKTTALRAVSGLLALDGGRIALGSTVWDEPPHTFRTPERRPIGVVFQDYLLFNHLSALENVAFGLRARGMEKQTARAEAARWLEVVGLAEYARTRPRALSGGQAQRVALARALATEPELLLLDEPLAALDASTTLHVRAELGQHLSRFEGRTLLVTHDPLDAMVLADRLVIIENGQVVQEGKPTEVAHRPRTDYVAQLVGLNLYRGTASGTTVTLTDGGTITLAEPATGGVHVAFPPTAVSLYTEAPTGSPRNTWPAVVTGIEQHAHTVRVRLNASPTGPAEVLADITPAAVADLHLTPGQPLQTTLKATEVHTYPV; encoded by the coding sequence ATGACGCTGTACGCCGACGTGCGGGTGAGCCGTGGTTCCTTCGAGCTCGCACTGGAGCTGACCGTGGAGCCAGGTGAGGTTGTCGCGCTGCTCGGGCCCAACGGGGCCGGCAAGACCACTGCACTGCGCGCTGTCTCCGGACTGCTGGCACTTGACGGTGGACGGATCGCGCTGGGCTCAACGGTGTGGGACGAGCCGCCGCACACGTTCCGTACGCCGGAGCGGCGGCCGATCGGCGTGGTGTTCCAGGACTACCTGCTCTTCAACCACCTGAGCGCTTTGGAGAACGTGGCGTTCGGGCTTCGCGCCCGCGGGATGGAGAAGCAGACCGCCCGCGCGGAGGCTGCGCGGTGGTTGGAGGTCGTGGGGCTGGCGGAGTACGCGCGTACTCGTCCTCGTGCTCTGTCCGGTGGTCAGGCACAACGGGTGGCGCTGGCGCGAGCCCTGGCGACGGAGCCGGAGCTGTTGCTGCTCGACGAACCGCTTGCCGCTCTGGATGCGAGTACGACGCTGCATGTGCGGGCTGAGCTTGGCCAACACTTGTCTCGCTTCGAGGGACGTACGCTGCTCGTCACCCACGACCCGCTGGACGCCATGGTGCTGGCTGATCGTCTGGTGATCATCGAGAACGGTCAGGTAGTCCAGGAAGGTAAGCCCACTGAGGTGGCGCACCGCCCGCGCACTGACTACGTGGCCCAACTAGTGGGCCTCAATCTCTACCGAGGCACCGCCTCCGGCACCACCGTCACCCTCACCGACGGCGGCACCATAACCCTCGCCGAACCAGCCACCGGCGGCGTCCACGTAGCCTTCCCACCCACCGCCGTAAGCCTCTACACAGAAGCCCCCACCGGCAGCCCCCGCAACACGTGGCCCGCGGTGGTAACCGGCATAGAACAGCACGCCCACACCGTCAGAGTCCGCCTGAACGCCTCCCCCACCGGCCCAGCCGAAGTCCTCGCCGACATCACCCCCGCCGCCGTAGCCGACCTCCACCTGACCCCCGGCCAACCCCTACAAACCACCCTCAAAGCCACCGAGGTCCACACGTACCCGGTCTAG
- the modA gene encoding molybdate ABC transporter substrate-binding protein, giving the protein MFRRTAVTALAAVATFALAGCGGDTPASSAPSSSASSISGTVNVFAAASLTGTFTQLGKDFEAAHPGVKVVFNFAGSSALAKQINEGAPADVFASAAPKNMDDVKDKGTPTNFVSNTLEIAVPKGNPGKITGLKDFADKSKKIALCAPQVPCGAAAGKVFKASGITAQPDSLEQDVKAALTKVGLGEVDAALVYKTDVLSSKDKVDGIEFPEASKAVNEYPIATLTKAPNADGAKAFVDYVLSDKGKAVLTAAGFSAP; this is encoded by the coding sequence ATGTTCCGCCGTACCGCCGTCACCGCCCTGGCCGCTGTCGCCACGTTCGCGCTGGCCGGGTGCGGAGGTGACACCCCGGCATCCTCCGCACCGTCCTCCAGCGCCTCGTCGATCTCCGGGACCGTCAACGTCTTCGCGGCCGCCTCGCTGACCGGGACGTTCACCCAGCTGGGCAAGGATTTCGAGGCCGCACACCCGGGCGTCAAGGTGGTCTTCAACTTCGCCGGCAGCTCCGCGCTCGCGAAGCAGATCAACGAGGGCGCGCCGGCCGACGTCTTCGCCTCGGCGGCACCGAAGAACATGGACGACGTGAAGGACAAGGGCACGCCGACGAACTTCGTCAGCAACACGCTCGAGATCGCCGTACCGAAAGGCAACCCCGGCAAGATCACCGGCTTGAAGGACTTCGCCGACAAGAGCAAGAAGATCGCGCTGTGTGCTCCGCAGGTGCCCTGCGGCGCCGCGGCGGGGAAGGTGTTCAAGGCGAGCGGGATCACCGCGCAGCCGGACAGCCTCGAGCAGGACGTGAAGGCTGCGCTGACCAAGGTCGGTCTCGGTGAGGTCGACGCTGCGCTCGTCTACAAGACCGACGTGCTGTCCTCCAAGGACAAGGTCGACGGCATCGAGTTCCCGGAGGCGAGCAAGGCAGTCAACGAGTACCCGATCGCCACCCTGACCAAGGCTCCGAACGCGGACGGCGCGAAGGCTTTCGTCGACTACGTCCTGTCCGACAAGGGCAAAGCGGTCCTGACCGCGGCCGGCTTCTCCGCGCCGTGA
- the modB gene encoding molybdate ABC transporter permease subunit, whose protein sequence is MPLALLLPALIGLAFLLVPLIGLLAKAPWSTLPAKLLSADVWQALRLSLVCATAATALCVVLGIPLAWLLARGGLPGRSLIRAFVTVPLVLPPVVGGVALLLVLGRRGLVGQYLDSWFGVSLPFTTAGVVVAEAFVAMPFLVISVEGALRAADPRYEEAAATLGAGRWMTFRRVTLPSIAPGVVAGMVLCWARALGEFGATITFAGNFPGRTTTMPLAVYLALETDPDVAVVLSLVLLLVSVVVLASLRERWIRGLR, encoded by the coding sequence TTGCCCCTCGCACTCCTGCTGCCTGCGCTCATTGGCCTGGCGTTCCTGCTCGTCCCCCTGATCGGGCTGCTTGCCAAAGCGCCCTGGTCGACGCTGCCTGCCAAGCTGCTGAGCGCGGACGTCTGGCAGGCGCTGAGGTTATCCCTGGTGTGCGCCACGGCCGCCACTGCGTTGTGTGTCGTGCTAGGCATTCCTCTGGCATGGCTGCTCGCTCGCGGTGGACTACCAGGGCGCAGCCTGATCCGGGCGTTCGTGACGGTGCCGCTGGTATTGCCGCCGGTTGTTGGTGGTGTGGCGTTGTTGCTCGTGTTGGGGCGGCGTGGGCTGGTCGGTCAGTACCTCGACTCGTGGTTCGGGGTGTCGTTGCCGTTCACCACGGCAGGTGTGGTCGTGGCTGAGGCTTTCGTCGCCATGCCGTTCCTGGTGATCTCCGTTGAAGGCGCACTGCGCGCGGCTGACCCGCGGTACGAGGAGGCTGCCGCCACGCTCGGTGCCGGGCGCTGGATGACGTTCCGGCGCGTGACGTTGCCGTCCATTGCGCCGGGGGTTGTTGCGGGGATGGTGTTGTGCTGGGCGCGGGCGCTGGGGGAGTTCGGTGCCACCATTACGTTCGCCGGCAATTTCCCGGGGCGTACGACGACGATGCCGCTGGCGGTGTACCTGGCGTTGGAGACCGATCCGGACGTGGCCGTCGTACTCAGCCTGGTTCTCCTGCTCGTGTCTGTCGTCGTACTGGCGTCTCTGCGCGAGCGCTGGATCAGAGGGTTGCGGTGA